The Acipenser ruthenus chromosome 30, fAciRut3.2 maternal haplotype, whole genome shotgun sequence genome includes the window agctgggtagtggtgtcagtctcagtgttagcatgctcactgcagatagctctcagctgggtagtggtgtcagtctcagtgttagcatgctcactgcagatagctctcagctgggtagtggtgtcagtctcagtgttagcatgctcactgcagatagctctcagctgggtagtggtgtcagtgtcagtgttagcatgctcactgcagatagctctcagctgggtagtggtgtcagtctcattgttagcatgctcactgcagatagctctcagctgggtagtggtgtcagtctcagtgttagcatgctcactgcagatagctctcagctgggtagtggtgtcagtctcagtgttagcatgctcactgcagatagctctcagctgggtagtggtgtcagtctcagtgttagcatgctcactgcagatagctctcagctgggtagtggtgtcagtctcattgttagcatgctcactgcagatagctctcagctgggtagtggtgtcagtctcagtgttagcatgctcactgcagatagctctcagctgggtagtggtgtcagtctcagtgttagcatgctcactgcagatagctctcagctgggtagtggtgtcagtctcagtgttagcatgctcactgcagatagctctcagctgggtagtggtgtcagtctcagtgttagcatgctcactgcagatagctctcagctgggtagtggtgtcagtctcagtgttagcatgctcactgcagatagctctcagctgcgtagtggtgtcagtgtcagTCTTAGCATGCTCattgcagatagctctcagctgggtagtggtgtcagtctcagtgttagcatgctcactgcagatagctctctagtggtgtcagtctcagtgttagcatgctcactgcagatagctctcagctgggtagtggtgtcagtgttagcatgctcactgcagatagctctcagctgggtagtggtgtcagtctcagtgttagcatgctcactgcagatagctctcagctgggtagtggtgtcagtctcagtgttagcatgctcactgcagatagctctcagctgggtagtggtgtcagtctcagtgttagcatgctcactgcagatagctctcagctgggtagtggtgtcagtctcagtgttagcatgctcactgcagatagctctcagctgggtagtggtgtcagtgtcagtgttagcatgctcactgcagatagctctcagctgggtagtggtgtcagtctcagtgttagcatgctcactgcagatagctctcagctgggtagtggtgtcagtgtcagtgttagcatgctcactgcagatagctctcagctgggtagtggtgtcagtctcagtgttagcatgctcactgcagatagctctcagctgggtagtggtgtcagtctcagtgttagcatgctcactgcagatagctctcagctgggtagtggtgtcagtctcagtgttagcatgctcactgcagatagctctcagctgggtagtggtgtcagtctcagtgttagcatgctcactgcagatagctctcagctgggtagtggtgtcagtgtcagtgttagcatgctcactgcagatagctctcagctgggtagtggtgtcagtctcagtgttagcatgctcactgcagatagctctcagctgggtagtggtgtcagtgtcagtgttagcatgctcactgcagatagctctcagctgggtagtggtgtcagtctcagtgttagcatgctcactgcagatagctctcagctgggtagtggtgtcagtctcagtgttagcatgctcactgcagatagctctcagctgggtagtggtgtcagtgtcagtgttagcatgctcactgcagatagctctcagctgggtagtggtgtcagtctcagtgttagcatgctcactgcagatagctctcagctgggtagtggtgtcagtctcagtgttagcatgctcactgcagatagctctcagctgcgtagtggtgtcagtctcagtgttagcatgctcactgcagatagctctcagctgggtagtggtgtcagtctcagtgttagcatgctcactgcagatagctgtcagctgggtagtggtgtcagtctcagtgttagcatgctcactgcagatagctctcagctacgtagtggtgtcagtgtcagTCTTAGCATGCTCattgcagatagctctcagctgggtagtggtgtcagtgtcagtgttagcatgctcactgcagatagctctcagctgcgtagtggtgtcagtctcagtgttagcatgctcactgcagatagctctcagctgggtagtggtgtcagtctcagtgttagcatgctcactgcagatagctctcagctgggtagtggtgtcagtctcagtgttagcatgctcactgcagatagctctcagctgggtagtggtgtcagtctcagtgttagcatgctcactgcagatagctctcagctgggtagtggtgtcagtctcagtgttagcatgctcactgcagatagctctctagtggtgtcagtctcagtgttagcatgctcactgcagatagctctcagctgggtagtggtgtcagtgttagcatgctcactgcagatagctctcagctgggtagtggtgtcagtgtcagtgttagcatgctcactgcagatagctctcagctgcgtagtggtgtcagtctcattCTACCTCAGAACTGGTTATTTAGCAAATACCTCGGTATCCATGAATAAATAACCATCTGCTCTTCAAagatattttaattattgtaatgaAAGCTGTCACACAAGAGCAGCATCCTACTGGAAGATTTGTTCTTCACTTTATGCCACTAAATGGTTTTCCACAATGGATTACATTCAGTGCAGAAAATGAAGCGCAGACATCTCACCTGGGGGGTtcagcattggtagtaaatggataatgTTTCGGAGCTCATTCAAATGTGTTTGTATTCCAGGGTATCAAGATATTCAGACAGCAGGGAGTCGGAGTGGTGCTCAACAGGGAGCCCCAGTGCTTCTGCATTTACAGCTGCATGCGTCTGATCCACCACAGTGCCACAGTGCACTCTGGGATTGTTCTCATTACAGCACTGTTATTAGTTTCAGGACTTGATGGATTCTGTTTTAAAGGTAAACAGTTGTGTAGAAACCAGACACACCATAGCAGATGTATCTTGTGCTGTGTCCTTGATTCTGCTATGGAAAGaaacaacaatgaaaaacaatgcattcaattctgtgCACATGACAGTGAGGTCAATGGAACTGAAGCACttcacaatgcattcaattctgtgCACGACAGTGCGGTCAATGGAACTGCAGTACttcacaatgcattcaattctgtgCACATGGCAGTGCGGTCAATAGATCTGCAGCACttcacaatgcattcaattctgtgCACATGGCAGTGCGGTCAATGGAACTGAAGCACttcacaatgcattcaattctgtgcacatggcagtgaggtcaatggaactgcagcacttcacaatgcattcaattctgtgCACATGACAGTGCGGTCAATGGAACTGAAGCACttcacaatgcattcaattctgtgCACATGACAGTGAGGTCAATGGAACTGCAGCACttcacaatgcattcaattctgtgcacatggcagtgaggtcaatggaactgcagcactgcacaatgcattcaattctgtgCACATGACAGTGCGGTCAATGGAACTGAAGCACttcacaatgcattcaattctgtgCACATGACAGTGCGGTCAATGGAACTGAAGCACttcacaatgcattcaattctgtgCACATGACAGTGCGGTCAATGGAACTGAAGCACttcacaatgcattcaattctgtgCACATGACAGTGAGGTCAATGGAACTGAAGCACttcacaatgcattcaattctgtgcacatggcagtgcggtcaatggaactgcagcacttcacaatgcattcaattctgtgCACATGACAGTGCGGTCAATGGAACTGCAGCACttcacaatgcattcaattctgtgCACATGACAGTGCGGTCAATGGAACTGCAGCACttcacaatgcattcaattctgtgCACATGGCAGTGCGGTCAATGGAACTGAAGCACttcacaatgcattcaattctgtgCACATGACAGTGCGGTCAATGGAACTGAAGCACttcacaatgcattcaattctgtgCACATGACAGTGCGGTCAATGGAACTGCAGCACttcacaatgcattcaattctgtgCACATGGCAGTGAGGTCAGTGGATCTGCAGCACTTCACAATAACTGGTGGAGTTGGATTGTGAAAACACACCTTTACATAAATCCCATCCAACACCTTGTCTGTGCAATTCACATCACCGCTCTATTAGAAAGATGTATAGAGGAGATTTTAGTTTGCCTGCACATGACGTGTGCATTGAATTCATTCTTTTCAATGTGACGGGCGACTGAACTAAAAGAGTGATGCTTCAAAGTTTTAAAAGTCTATTGTTCTCATGATGAGTGACGTGATCACAGCTCCATCGTGTGAAGAGAGCGAGCCTCCCACTCCAATTTACTTGACAGTTCTCTGTATACTCTGTATATCCACACCTCTATGAATGAACACCAACAACATAAAATGCTCAGaaatcacatttttttattaggaACAATTCAGAAGAAAAATGCAGATTGTCCATCTTGTCAGATaactattagttttttttttaaagtggggAAAAACTTGGTAACAAAGATAATACATTTATTAACCAACGTCAGGATTTCAGCTGACAAACACATTCTCTTTGATATCCTGGTGTATTCATTTTTACAAACAGGAGACAGTAATATTGTCATCgtcacaaaaacattttttaaatctgaaccaaaacaatccagtttccaaactgcactgaaaaatGTGAACCATTtcagtcttttttatttttattaaatcaacatacaaaaacaacaagagcAAAAAACAGCCTTTAATCCCTCTGGAGGTCAGGCACTGAAAAATGCCCCCCTCCTGGCCACGTCCTCCTCCCCGTACTTGAGTATTAGAGCCTGTTTTGTGGCGGGGTCTCCTGACTGCAGAGCCAGGTCGTCGTGCCGTGTCCAGAGGGGTCTCCCGTCCGCTCTGCGGCCGGTGTGCAGGTAGTGCTGCGCAGCCTGGAAATCACCGCTGTTCTTCAGCAAGCTCTTCACCACGCACACCAGGTCCACTTCAAACTTGTCCATCAGGAACTGCACAGCAGCGATGGCGTCTACCAGCTCAGCCTCAGAGGGATCAGAGAAATCTACAACCAAGGAGTCTCCGTAGATTATGAACTTACAAAGACAAGACAAGCTGTAATGATCCCCCCCAGCCACGGGCACGCTCTCCTGGCCAGCTAAAGCACGCTGggtccctgcctctctctcttcaGCCCCTGGTTCAGTCTCCAGGGCATGTCTCTCTTCCTGGGTTTCAGAGGGATCCGAGGGGTCGGACGCTCCCTCCTGCATCTGGGAATCTACAATGAAGGAGTCCCTGTACTTCACATACTTGCAAAGCCAAGACAAGGGGCTTTGGGGCACTTCTAACTCGGCTCTCCCAGCCACGGGCACGCTCTCCTGGCCAGCTACAACACTGTGGTCCCCGGCTTCCTCCTGCTCTCCTGCCTCACCAGTCACTTCTAGATCTGGGGTCTCATCATCAGGCTGAAAAAGCAACAGATAAAAAGTCAGACAAGTGAGAGAACAATACTAGAAATATGCAAGAAAGATACGGCAGCTGAGGCGGATTTACTGGAACAGATAAGCTTAATGGATGCTTAACTCTTTCAGGGCCAAGCCTTTATGAACAGAGCACAGATCTGATTTAATTACAGCACCGACAAGCACaatttgaaatggtttatttacGTGCCTTTTCATTTGAATACTTTAGTTCCTATTGGTAATGTTGTTATACAGTTAAAGATGGATTCATGTTTTGATGATGCAGCGGTGACATTCTGTACAACCTTTCAGTTCATTAAGATAGCTATTAATGAAAGGTGTTGATTAgaatgatataataaaatcagctTTTTAGTGTCGGAGATTCatacattattatatttgtaaaGATAATAATTTATGATGGGACAGGTACCGGTTTAGTATTTGGCATTTCCACATGTCTGTCTCAGAAGTGACCTGTAGCAATTTTCAAGCTCACAGTCAAGGAGGGACATGCTTAAAAATGAGTCCCGCACAGAAACatggtttagtttagtttttatttttgaactcTTCAATGGCTAACTCTTCAGTGGTCACAATGAATGTACTTTTCACACGTTCTAGTAGCTGCCTGTTTTTGCAGTTTCTCTTGTTCTGTTATTTACATGGACAGCAGAATGTGTGTGCGGCCGGTGTGTGTAGTTCTGATGATGATTCTGTGAGTGCGCCAGTATTAACTGTTTATCAGTactggtatttctgtggtcctgtttaccagTACTGGTATTtttgtggtcctgtttaccagTACTGGTATTtttgtggtcctgtttaccagtattggtatttttgtggtcctgtttaccagtattggtatttctgtggtcctgtttaccagtattggtatttttGTGGTCCTggttaccagtattggtatttctgtggtcctgtttaccagtattggtatttctgtggtcctgtttaccagtattggtatttctgtggtcctgtttaccagtattggtatttttgtggtcctgtttaccagtactggtatttctgtggtcctgtttaccagtattggtatttctgtggtcctgtttaccgttgtGGGTATTCAGTCTACACGACCGGGGTCCAGCTTTTTCAACTCACCTGAATCTTTCCGTGGTTGAAGCGGATCTCCACACTCTAATTCCTAAAGTGAATCTCTTTACCCAGCGGCTCAGAGAAGCCTCACACGCAGGTTTTGCAATTTAATCTCAATCCCATTAAATGATGTGAATGCTTCATTTTAAACAGGCTACACATACAGAACATATTGAAAATACAGGAACAGGGATGACAGTCAGTGATCTGCTGAGCACACCGGACACAAATGAAGCAGGGAATAAAGAAATGAACACCTTGATTTAAATGAACGAATCCACACCACAGGCCAAGTCAACCACGCTAAATCTCCATTACAGCGGGCAACCGACAGAGAACATAGCAAAAAACTATCCGCCTTTCAGTGTTTGCATCATATGAAAtcacactttttaaataagttaCAAATATACGTATTGTCATTTTACTacctttaataaaacactgagtgaTTACAGTAACTTTGTGCCGTGTCTGCAAAACAACACATTTACAGTAGATATAATAAACATTATAGATTGAAATTGATAGAAATGATGCAAACAATTGAGTCGTCAGagtattttatcttgcttttctctttctttttttttttttaggcaggaGGTGTGGAAAAAGCTAGCCTGTTGTGAAAGACAGGCCCCGTTTACTGACAtcaatatacagaaaaaaaaatcattttatatttgATGGACTGTCATTTGAAGCCTAGTGAAGAAAAATATTATGTTCCGTTTTATAGGGCACGGTATTCTGGCATTTTAGCTGACAATATATTTCTACGCCAAACTGGTGCCCCCATAGACATACAAATCAAATACAGGGGTTTCAATTGACACAAGATGTGTCCTTCTCTCCAGCAAAGCATTTCATACCATACCCTTGATAAACTCCAGACTGCCAGCAATGCGAACGGTTCTTATGCTCGTGTGTCTTCATAAGGCTGTgtggtttattgtttaaagtgATACGTCATCTTACGTTGCCGTTATTCCTGAAACTTGGCAGAAGcgtgatttttttctttctgcacaAGGTAAAAATGTGTAAGGCTTACTTCAAATTCCCGGATCAACCATTCCAGAAACTCCTGCTTCCAGCGCTCTGCACGGCTGCTCTGTGTGAGCGGGGCCGACTCCATAGCGACCTCTTGTCCTTGACGAATCTCCTCTTCTGTGTCGCTCACCTCCTTCTCCAGGGTTTCttcctctttctctgctccgTTTGTCGCCTCCTTCATTTCCTCTGGCTCCACAGCCTGGTTTTCCACTGAAACACAAGCAGGCCCATTCATTTGTGAAATACTGAACACATCGTAAAGATTTCTCTCTTTACACAACAGCAGGGCTCTGAACTGCCAACAAAACAGGAaaggccaaaatggccttcagttcaatacatttgtagAGACTCCCAAGGCCACTAAACTGAAGTCAATGTCAAAGTGTAGAATGTTGTGTGATTCATATATACAGCTAATTGTTGGCCACAGCAAGAAAAACTGTTTAACTTAAtaatagctatttatttattcagaaaattatgtttgtttgtttttgtatcaaGCAGCAAGCAGCCTCAACAGGGCTCCAGACTAAATGATTGCCTTTGGAGCCAACGGCTCCCAAGCCAGAAAAAATTGGTGACCAATCAAATTATGGGGTGCCACTTTAAGAGCAAGTTGGCTGttaccatattcaactgcttcaACTacaacttaaccctttgcggtcctatgccggacctggtccgacattgaaattattcctatcaggtccattgtcggaccctgtccgacatcattacagaaacgcaaaaaacgggtttttagtcgttttttctccggaaaaagccgagaaaaccattcatggccgagtgggagcgacaggagccgagacaagccgaaaaaaaaagagggcgtatctcatgaatagtcatacttgcccctggcatcagataacggcagccataaggaaacaagctggctgcctgtgaatcagcgctcggagaatatcacagacatttgcagagtttttttcagatgttatggtaataaaataatgacttggatcgcattattgaggagtttggtgataaaacgagtgatcaggagatgattgatcggtatgcacgactattattattattattatttatttcatagcatatgtgaaagcgatagcgaacgccTGACATGCactaaatggactgcaaagggttaagacccTAACATGATACTAAAACATGAACTTCTTTTAGtcctcacttgtttgttgcctcattctgttcAATAGGTACACTATGCAGCTGATGTCTGTGATTAACTCTGCGTTTGATATTTGTGATataagtgttgtgtatggaagtCTGTTTGTGTGCAGGTGTAACATGCTGCATGTCCCTGTTCAGTGTGAGTCGAGTCCTGGCCTCACAGCATGCAACACAGCCAGCGCttatgtttttactgtacattgaACCATTTTTATTTCCCCAGGAGTACatttcctaattacagtcccaagtatttctatgtgttctgctttcaccgttcttaaaatggtcagtttgagaaatactCTTTGTTTTCCTGCAGCGGCTGACCGTGCTTCAGTACAAAACGACCTTACTGTTTTTCATGATGGTAACATTAACATCACagtgcctgcttctttggctgaactcaagagatattatcagcttgTCATGTAACTAGCTCAATGAAATCATCCTCAGACTTGTGAAGTCAAACAACGATGGCGTTTACATGGACGAGTCACGA containing:
- the LOC131702761 gene encoding telomeric repeat-binding factor 2-interacting protein 1-like — translated: MQSTECDSSTEDLAATPSNVATRSTKRKSRVEETEAMGTSSHPQVENQAVEPEEMKEATNGAEKEEETLEKEVSDTEEEIRQGQEVAMESAPLTQSSRAERWKQEFLEWLIREFEPDDETPDLEVTGEAGEQEEAGDHSVVAGQESVPVAGRAELEVPQSPLSWLCKYVKYRDSFIVDSQMQEGASDPSDPSETQEERHALETEPGAEEREAGTQRALAGQESVPVAGGDHYSLSCLCKFIIYGDSLVVDFSDPSEAELVDAIAAVQFLMDKFEVDLVCVVKSLLKNSGDFQAAQHYLHTGRRADGRPLWTRHDDLALQSGDPATKQALILKYGEEDVARRGAFFSA